Proteins encoded together in one bacterium window:
- the amrB gene encoding AmmeMemoRadiSam system protein B — translation MLKRSEKIGLCIILAGLSIAPACVTKESRSSQKTLSIVHEAHLTASWYPQEPAALRQEINNYLTQALKDFYVEADPQAIRALVVPHAGYYYSGLCAATSYQTLLENKNLRSSSIKNKKIKRVIVLAPSHTTFFRGIALPDYTTYKTPLGELNVNQELLFKLEKNEHFKIFRQAHATEHAIEIQLPFLQETITSFEIMPLLVGQLETGDIEPIAAKLKECLNDQTLLVISSDFIHHGQNFNYQVFNDTIINQVKYLDSLAVKTLVNPNLEEFENLLNQTGSTICGQNPLKLFISLLEDKAFGTTTEQRVTCYYTSAHLHQARNNKQEIDVKALLGSIPDAQASESVSYVGLVATNQELKNLSKENQLTGYEKRALLKTAQEVVENKLKPETAQTPEHLLWPIISPGIFKHAGAFVTLNNKDGNLRGCIGRIMSEEPLFLTIVEMAKSAAFHDDRFSPITQQDLNNIIFDISVLCPPKNISSLNEIEIGRHGIILRKFDGTGALKNSAVFLPQVPKNFGWNLEQTLTHLSIKAGLGAEGWKDDCSFQIFEGFEFHE, via the coding sequence ATGCTTAAACGATCTGAAAAAATAGGCTTATGCATAATCTTAGCAGGACTGAGCATAGCACCTGCCTGCGTTACCAAAGAATCTCGCTCAAGCCAAAAAACCCTGTCAATCGTGCACGAAGCTCACTTAACGGCAAGCTGGTATCCACAAGAACCAGCGGCCTTGCGCCAAGAAATTAATAATTATCTAACGCAGGCCCTAAAAGATTTTTATGTCGAAGCCGACCCACAAGCCATCAGAGCGCTCGTCGTTCCACACGCTGGTTATTATTACTCGGGCCTCTGTGCTGCCACTTCCTACCAAACCCTTCTTGAAAACAAGAATCTACGATCATCATCGATCAAAAACAAGAAAATCAAACGAGTCATCGTGTTAGCCCCGAGTCATACAACGTTTTTCCGTGGTATTGCCCTGCCAGATTATACTACCTACAAAACACCCCTTGGCGAGTTGAACGTCAACCAAGAATTGTTATTTAAACTTGAAAAAAATGAACATTTTAAGATTTTTAGACAAGCTCACGCAACCGAACACGCTATCGAAATACAGCTCCCATTTTTACAAGAAACTATCACTTCGTTTGAAATAATGCCACTCCTTGTGGGACAATTGGAAACTGGAGACATAGAACCAATCGCCGCTAAACTTAAAGAATGTTTGAACGATCAGACCTTATTAGTCATCAGCTCAGACTTTATACACCATGGGCAAAATTTCAATTACCAGGTCTTTAACGATACAATTATCAATCAAGTGAAATATTTAGATTCCCTCGCCGTCAAAACACTGGTAAACCCAAATTTAGAAGAATTTGAAAACTTACTTAACCAAACTGGCTCGACCATTTGTGGTCAAAACCCACTCAAGCTTTTTATTTCGCTTCTTGAAGATAAAGCGTTTGGCACCACGACCGAGCAACGTGTTACCTGCTACTACACCTCCGCCCACTTACATCAAGCCCGCAACAATAAACAAGAAATTGATGTCAAAGCACTTCTTGGTAGCATTCCAGACGCTCAAGCGAGCGAAAGCGTAAGTTATGTTGGCCTGGTAGCAACCAACCAAGAATTAAAAAACTTAAGCAAAGAAAACCAATTAACTGGTTACGAAAAACGAGCACTTTTAAAAACCGCTCAAGAAGTTGTTGAAAACAAACTAAAGCCTGAAACAGCACAAACACCAGAACATTTGTTGTGGCCAATCATCAGCCCAGGCATTTTCAAACATGCCGGCGCCTTTGTCACGCTCAATAACAAAGATGGTAACTTGCGCGGTTGCATCGGCCGCATTATGTCTGAGGAACCGCTCTTTTTAACGATTGTTGAAATGGCAAAATCTGCTGCGTTTCATGACGACCGCTTTAGCCCCATCACTCAACAAGATTTAAACAATATTATTTTTGATATTTCAGTTTTATGCCCACCTAAAAATATTTCCAGCTTAAATGAAATTGAGATTGGCAGACACGGCATTATTTTGAGAAAATTTGATGGCACAGGTGCTCTCAAAAACTCCGCCGTCTTTTTACCGCAAGTACCAAAAAATTTTGGGTGGAATCTGGAACAAACACTCACACACTTGAGCATTAAAGCAGGTCTTGGCGCTGAAGGCTGGAAAGATGATTGTAGCTTTCAAATTTTTGAAGGCTTTGAATTTCACGAATAA
- the trxA gene encoding thioredoxin: protein MALEITNVNFEQEITKSDKPVVIDIFAPWCGPCRQMAPLFDELSKELADSYKFAKINIDDQRDLVVQYNVSSIPTFVFVKNGQMVGKETGSMTKEALKNKLDSYFK from the coding sequence ATGGCTCTTGAAATTACGAATGTAAATTTTGAGCAGGAAATTACGAAATCTGATAAGCCAGTGGTAATTGATATTTTTGCTCCCTGGTGTGGACCTTGCCGTCAAATGGCGCCTCTTTTTGATGAGCTTTCAAAAGAGCTGGCAGATAGCTATAAGTTTGCAAAAATCAATATAGATGATCAACGTGATTTAGTAGTACAGTATAATGTTTCTTCAATCCCAACTTTTGTGTTTGTGAAAAACGGTCAGATGGTTGGAAAAGAAACTGGTTCAATGACTAAAGAAGCATTGAAAAATAAACTCGATAGTTATTTTAAATAA